A genomic segment from Flavobacterium litorale encodes:
- a CDS encoding transketolase family protein, giving the protein MKKYTNTGNKDTRSGFGAGLTELGQTNENVVALCADLIGSLKMDDFKKNHPERFFQVGIAEANMIGMAAGMTIGGKIPFTGTFANFSTGRVYDQIRQSVAYSGKNVKICASHAGLTLGEDGATHQILEDIGLMKMLPSMTVINTCDYNQTKAATIAIAEHDGPVYLRFGRPSVANFTPENGTFEIGKGILLNEGNDVTIVATGHLVWEALIAAEALEAKGITAEVINIHTIKPLDEEIVLKSVAKTGCIVTAEEHNILGGLGESVARTLATNNPTPQEFVAVQDSFGESGTPAQLMEKYKLNSDAIIAAAEKVIKRK; this is encoded by the coding sequence ATGAAAAAATATACAAATACAGGAAATAAAGATACACGCTCTGGTTTTGGAGCAGGTTTAACCGAGCTGGGGCAAACCAACGAAAATGTAGTAGCACTTTGCGCCGACCTTATCGGGTCGCTTAAAATGGACGATTTTAAAAAGAATCACCCTGAGCGTTTCTTCCAAGTAGGTATTGCCGAAGCGAACATGATAGGTATGGCTGCGGGTATGACTATAGGTGGCAAAATACCGTTTACTGGTACTTTTGCCAACTTCTCTACAGGTAGGGTTTACGACCAGATTCGTCAATCGGTTGCGTATAGTGGTAAAAACGTAAAAATATGTGCATCGCATGCAGGGTTAACACTTGGCGAGGACGGTGCTACACACCAAATATTAGAAGATATTGGTTTGATGAAAATGCTACCCAGCATGACGGTTATTAATACCTGCGATTACAACCAAACCAAAGCAGCCACTATTGCAATAGCAGAACATGATGGTCCTGTTTACCTACGTTTTGGTCGTCCGTCGGTAGCCAACTTTACACCAGAGAATGGTACTTTTGAAATTGGTAAAGGTATATTACTTAACGAGGGTAACGATGTTACTATAGTAGCCACAGGGCATTTAGTATGGGAGGCGCTTATAGCTGCCGAAGCTTTAGAGGCTAAAGGTATAACTGCCGAAGTAATTAACATACATACTATTAAACCACTAGATGAGGAAATCGTACTAAAATCAGTGGCTAAAACAGGATGTATTGTTACTGCCGAAGAACACAATATACTAGGTGGGCTTGGCGAAAGTGTAGCACGTACACTGGCTACTAACAACCCCACACCGCAAGAATTTGTTGCCGTACAAGATAGTTTTGGCGAAAGTGGAACACCTGCACAACTAATGGAAAAATACAAATTGAACAGCGATGCTATAATAGCTGCTGCCGAAAAAGTGATAAAAAGAAAGTAA